A genome region from Cydia pomonella isolate Wapato2018A chromosome 21, ilCydPomo1, whole genome shotgun sequence includes the following:
- the LOC133529612 gene encoding 4-hydroxybutyrate coenzyme A transferase, which translates to MSVMGKIIPNVSSRNFGRISAALSNRTYFTYTQELSQPLDRKPETLTAKEAFEKCLKSGQTVFAQGAAATPAPLLDAMTAVGKAGSLKDIRVVHMHTEKDAAYVAPDCEGIFRSCSLFMAANVRKAVAEGRSDAIPIFLQDIPKLFHRKIIQPDIAVIQVSPPDSHGYCSLGTSVDCVRAALVNSKIIIAQVNVNMPRTFGDAIIHMSHIDYAVEDNTPLPEHGGKGGSPEETKIGQLIGDNLVEDGATLQMGIGSIPDAVLSALKNHKDLGIHSEMFSVGVIDLFRRGCITNNKKKTHRGRIVGSFLVGNRELYDFVDNNPAIEMLEIDYVNNTHIVSLQPTMTAINSCIEVDLTGQVAADSIGTRMYSGFGGQVDFIRGAAEAVDGRGKPIIAIVSNTKRGESKVVPTLKLGAGVVTTRAHVHYVVTEQGIANLFGKTLRQRAYELIKIAHPDHREALEKAAFERLKCMPAP; encoded by the exons ATGTCTGTTATGggaaaaataatacctaatgtTTCGAGCCGGAATTTCGGGCGTATTAGTGCCGCGTTGTCAAATAGAACGTATTTTACGTATACACAGGAATTATCGCAGCCTTTGGACAGGAAGCCCGAGACGCTGACTGCGAAGGAGGcgtttgaaaaatgtttaaaatcaG GTCAAACGGTATTTGCCCAAGGCGCAGCGGCCACCCCCGCGCCACTCCTAGACGCCATGACTGCGGTGGGCAAAGCCGGCTCTCTCAAGGACATCAGGGTTGTACACATGCACACAGAGAAAGATGCCGCCTATGTGGCGCCTGACTGTGAAGGCATCTTCAG ATCATGTTCCCTGTTCATGGCGGCCAATGTCCGCAAGGCAGTGGCCGAGGGTCGCTCCGACGCCATCCCCATCTTCCTCCAGGACATCCCCAAACTGTTCCACAGGAAGATCATCCAGCCCGACATTGCTGTCATCCAG GTATCTCCCCCAGACAGCCACGGCTACTGCAGTTTGGGCACGTCCGTAGACTGCGTACGCGCCGCTCTAGTCAATTCTAAAATCATTATTG CTCAAGTGAACGTAAACATGCCTCGCACATTCGGCGACGCCATCATCCACATGTCGCACATCGACTACGCCGTTGAGGACAACACTCCATTACCGGAGCATGGTGGCAAAGGCGGAAGTCCTGAGGAGACAAAGATTGGACAACTGATTGGAGACAATTTAGTTGAAGATGGTGCTACGCTTCAGATGG GTATCGGGAGCATCCCCGACGCCGTGCTCTCCGCCCTGAAGAACCATAAGGATCTCGGCATCCACTCTGAGATGTTCAGTGTTGGAGTCATTGACCTGTTTCGTCGCGGCTGCATTACTAACAAtaa AAAGAAGACTCACCGCGGTCGCATCGTCGGCAGCTTCTTGGTCGGCAACCGCGAGCTCTACGACTTCGTTGACAATAATCCCGCCATTG AAATGCTGGAAATCGATTACGTGAACAACACGCACATCGTGTCCCTGCAGCCCACCATGACGGCCATTAACTCCTGCATCGAAGTGGACCTCACTGGCCAAGTGGCAGCGGACTCCATCG GCACTCGCATGTACTCCGGGTTCGGCGGGCAGGTGGACTTCATCCGCGGCGCCGCCGAGGCCGTGGACGGGCGCGGCAAGCCCATCATCGCCATCGTGTCCAACACCAAGCGCGGCGAGAGCAAGGTCGTGCCCACGCTCAAACTCG GAGCTGGCGTAGTGACCACACGCGCCCACGTGCACTACGTAGTGACCGAGCAAGGCATCGCGAACCTGTTCGGCAAAACTCTGCGCCAGCGCGCCTACGAACTCATCAAGATCGCCCATCCCGACCACCGCGAGGCACTCGAGAAGGCTGCCTTCGAAAGACTTAAGTGCATGCCTGcgccttaa